The following proteins come from a genomic window of Streptomyces sp. NBC_00539:
- a CDS encoding AAA family ATPase, with product MSTRILPAAGDPDAARLIATLLGRLPDAEPAGPVTDSTALLDTLARLAAESVDALPEVVLVHERIGPLPALELVREVALRFPAVGVVLLSSDAGPALFSAAMDSGARGLIGLPVTYEELAARVQAAAQWSAGVRRHLGGGQQQPSGPGGRVVTVAGAKGGVGTTFTAVQFALAAAASGRRTALMDLDLQAGDVGSYLDVQFRRSVADLAGIQDISPRVLQDAVYDDRTGLALLLAPGDGERGEEVDERAARLVIAALRARYELVVIDCGTQVTGANAAAVELAEVAVLVTTPDVVAVRAAKRLVRMWERLQVRKAEDTVMVVNRWSRHTEIQPALIEKITGTRVTRTPVPAAFKELQAVVDAGRVQDLDNRSTVKQALWKLAGELGLLSAPATTTAEPPSAELAVRAAAGPLARLRRGREG from the coding sequence ATGAGCACCCGAATCCTCCCCGCGGCCGGCGACCCGGACGCCGCCCGCCTCATCGCCACCCTCCTGGGCCGGCTCCCCGACGCCGAACCGGCCGGGCCCGTCACCGACTCGACGGCCCTGCTCGACACGCTGGCACGGCTCGCCGCCGAGTCCGTCGACGCACTGCCCGAGGTGGTCCTCGTCCACGAGCGGATCGGCCCGCTGCCCGCCCTGGAACTCGTCCGGGAGGTCGCCCTGCGCTTCCCGGCGGTGGGCGTGGTCCTGCTGTCGTCCGACGCCGGGCCCGCCCTGTTCTCCGCCGCCATGGACTCCGGGGCGCGGGGCCTGATCGGACTGCCCGTCACCTACGAGGAACTGGCCGCCCGCGTCCAGGCCGCCGCCCAGTGGTCCGCGGGCGTACGCCGCCACCTGGGCGGTGGCCAGCAGCAGCCGTCCGGTCCCGGCGGCCGGGTGGTGACCGTCGCCGGAGCCAAGGGCGGCGTCGGGACCACCTTCACGGCGGTGCAGTTCGCCCTCGCCGCGGCCGCCTCCGGGCGCCGTACGGCCCTGATGGACCTGGACCTCCAGGCCGGGGACGTCGGTTCTTACCTCGACGTGCAGTTCCGCCGCTCGGTCGCCGACCTCGCCGGGATCCAGGACATCTCCCCCCGCGTCCTCCAGGACGCCGTGTACGACGACCGCACCGGGCTCGCGCTGCTGCTGGCCCCGGGCGACGGCGAACGGGGCGAGGAGGTCGACGAACGGGCCGCCCGGCTCGTCATCGCCGCCCTGCGCGCCCGCTACGAGCTGGTCGTCATCGACTGCGGGACCCAGGTCACCGGGGCGAACGCGGCCGCCGTGGAGCTGGCCGAGGTCGCGGTCCTGGTCACCACCCCCGACGTGGTCGCGGTACGGGCCGCCAAACGGCTGGTGCGGATGTGGGAGCGGCTCCAGGTCCGCAAGGCCGAGGACACCGTGATGGTCGTCAACCGCTGGAGCAGGCACACCGAGATCCAGCCCGCCCTCATCGAGAAGATCACCGGGACCCGGGTCACCCGCACCCCGGTCCCCGCCGCCTTCAAGGAGCTCCAGGCGGTGGTGGACGCGGGCCGCGTCCAGGACCTCGACAACCGCTCGACGGTCAAGCAGGCTCTGTGGAAGCTGGCGGGGGAACTCGGCCTGCTGTCCGCCCCGGCCACCACCACCGCCGAACCCCCCTCCGCCGAACTGGCCGTACGGGCGGCGGCCGGACCACTGGCCCGGCTCCGCCGGGGCCGGGAGGGGTGA
- the cpaB gene encoding Flp pilus assembly protein CpaB → MNSRQRRGVILLLLSVLCALAAFAGVLVVIGDVNSKVGSEVVAYRVKGDIAPYSPLGAGQFEEVKVPKRWLSETAVTDLGALKGKIALTTLKKGSLLQEDMFVDKPQLQPGEQEIAIMIDAATGVAGKITSGAKVNIIATFKGAKDTDPSRSVIIVANARVLNVGKLTPLDKDSDKKGPAEAVPITFALNTKDTQRVAYAESFAEHVRLALVAPGTESAPGPGDRTYTLDGDK, encoded by the coding sequence ATGAACTCACGCCAGCGCCGCGGCGTCATCCTGCTGCTGCTGTCCGTCCTGTGCGCGCTCGCGGCGTTCGCCGGGGTCCTCGTGGTGATCGGCGACGTCAACTCCAAGGTCGGGTCCGAGGTCGTCGCGTACCGCGTGAAGGGGGACATCGCCCCGTACAGCCCCCTCGGCGCGGGCCAGTTCGAGGAGGTCAAGGTCCCCAAGCGATGGCTGTCCGAGACCGCCGTCACCGACCTCGGCGCGCTCAAGGGCAAGATCGCCCTCACCACGCTCAAGAAGGGCTCCCTCCTCCAGGAGGACATGTTCGTCGACAAGCCCCAGCTCCAGCCGGGCGAGCAGGAGATCGCGATCATGATCGACGCCGCGACCGGGGTGGCCGGCAAGATCACCTCCGGTGCCAAGGTCAACATCATCGCCACCTTCAAGGGCGCGAAGGACACCGATCCCTCCCGCTCGGTGATCATCGTCGCCAACGCCCGCGTCCTGAACGTCGGCAAGCTCACCCCCCTGGACAAGGACAGCGACAAGAAGGGCCCCGCCGAGGCGGTCCCGATCACCTTCGCCCTGAACACCAAGGACACCCAGCGCGTCGCGTACGCCGAGTCGTTCGCGGAGCACGTACGGCTGGCCCTGGTGGCCCCCGGCACCGAGTCGGCCCCCGGCCCGGGCGACCGCACGTACACCCTCGACGGGGACAAGTGA
- a CDS encoding chitinase translates to MNRIRSLALPLAATLAAGALTAAGAGTAQAADVNVARNGGFESGLADWSCSGGSGAAVTSPVFSGSGALRATPAGQDEARCSQTVTVKPNSTYTLSAQVQGSYVYLGATGTGTQDVSTWTPGSGGGWQKLSTTFSTGPNTTKVTVWTHGWYGQPAYVADEFSVFGPDGGGGTDPGPSVPGAPSAPAVSGQSASALTLSWNAVGGASGYHVYQDGVRVRTVTASPVQLTGLAAATSYSFQVSAYNAAGEGPRSAAVTGTTTGGGNPNPNPAVPKHALTGYWQNFNNGATVQKISDVSAQYDIIAVSFADATTTPGAISFTLDSAGLGGYTPAQFKADVAAKKAAGKSVVLSIGGEKGTISVGDSASANNLANSAYALMQEYGFSGIDIDLENGLNPTYMTQALRSLSAKAGSSFVLTMAPQTIDMQSTAGGYFKTALNVKDILTVVNMQYYNSGSMNGCDGKVYSQGTVDFLTALACIQLEGGLDPSQVGLGVPASPSGAGSGYVSPTTVNNALDCLARGTNCGSFKPSKTYPGLRGAMTWSTNWDAKAGSAWSDTVGPKVHALP, encoded by the coding sequence GTGAACCGCATACGCTCCCTCGCCCTGCCCCTCGCCGCCACGCTCGCCGCCGGCGCCCTGACCGCCGCCGGCGCCGGTACGGCACAAGCCGCCGACGTCAACGTCGCCCGTAACGGAGGCTTCGAGTCCGGCCTGGCCGACTGGTCCTGTTCGGGCGGCAGCGGCGCCGCCGTCACCTCCCCCGTCTTCTCGGGCAGCGGCGCCCTCAGGGCCACCCCGGCCGGCCAGGACGAGGCCCGGTGTTCCCAGACCGTCACGGTCAAGCCGAATTCCACGTACACGCTCAGCGCGCAGGTGCAGGGCTCGTACGTGTACCTCGGCGCGACCGGGACCGGCACCCAGGACGTGTCCACCTGGACCCCGGGGTCCGGCGGCGGCTGGCAGAAGCTGTCCACCACCTTCTCCACCGGGCCGAACACCACCAAGGTCACCGTCTGGACGCACGGCTGGTACGGCCAGCCGGCCTACGTGGCGGACGAGTTCAGCGTCTTCGGCCCGGACGGGGGCGGCGGCACCGACCCCGGTCCGAGCGTCCCGGGGGCGCCCTCGGCGCCCGCCGTTTCCGGTCAGAGCGCGAGCGCCCTCACCCTTTCGTGGAACGCGGTCGGCGGCGCGAGCGGCTACCACGTGTATCAGGACGGCGTCCGCGTCCGGACCGTCACCGCCTCCCCCGTCCAGCTCACCGGGCTCGCCGCCGCCACCTCGTACTCGTTCCAGGTGAGCGCGTACAACGCGGCGGGCGAGGGCCCGAGGTCGGCGGCGGTGACCGGGACCACCACCGGCGGCGGCAACCCGAACCCCAACCCGGCGGTACCCAAGCACGCCCTGACGGGCTACTGGCAGAACTTCAACAACGGTGCGACCGTCCAGAAGATCTCGGACGTCTCCGCCCAGTACGACATCATCGCCGTCTCCTTCGCCGACGCCACGACCACGCCGGGTGCCATCTCCTTCACCCTGGACTCGGCCGGCCTGGGCGGGTACACGCCGGCGCAGTTCAAGGCGGACGTCGCGGCGAAGAAGGCGGCCGGGAAGTCCGTCGTCCTCTCGATCGGCGGCGAGAAGGGCACCATCTCGGTGGGCGACTCCGCCTCCGCGAACAACCTGGCGAACTCGGCGTACGCACTGATGCAGGAGTACGGGTTCAGCGGCATCGACATCGACCTGGAGAACGGCCTCAACCCGACCTACATGACGCAGGCGCTGCGCTCGCTGTCCGCCAAGGCCGGATCGTCGTTCGTGCTGACGATGGCGCCGCAGACGATCGACATGCAGTCGACCGCGGGCGGCTATTTCAAGACGGCCCTGAACGTCAAGGACATCCTGACCGTCGTCAACATGCAGTACTACAACAGCGGCTCGATGAACGGCTGTGACGGCAAGGTCTACTCCCAGGGGACGGTGGACTTCCTGACCGCCCTCGCCTGCATCCAGCTGGAGGGCGGCCTCGACCCCTCGCAGGTGGGACTCGGCGTCCCCGCCTCGCCCAGCGGCGCGGGCAGCGGCTACGTCTCGCCGACCACGGTGAACAACGCCCTGGACTGCCTCGCGCGGGGCACGAACTGCGGGTCCTTCAAGCCGTCGAAGACCTACCCCGGGCTGCGCGGCGCAATGACCTGGTCGACCAACTGGGACGCCAAGGCGGGTAGCGCTTGGTCCGACACGGTGGGTCCGAAGGTCCACGCGCTCCCTTAG
- a CDS encoding M14 family metallopeptidase: MRLHNRRRAAVTAALLALALGAPAYGMSATAAPPPTPSTATQDESVAQYEVRGPATAAERTALLRTGVSIDEVDARSVVVSADPAQAKHLRALGYEITPLPGPPDRSLSGVATGVNDFPSADSNYHNYAEATAEINQRIAQYPSIMSKQVIGKSYQGRDIIAIKISDNVGTDEAEPEVLFTHHQHAREHLTVEMALYLLKEFGSKYGSDARVTNMVNSREIWIVPDLNPDGGEYDIASGSYRSWRKNRQPNSGSSYVGTDLNRNWDYKWGCCGGSSGSKSSETYRGTAGESAPEVKVVADFVRSRVVGGKQQIKAAIDFHTYSELVLWPFGWTYNDTAPGMTADDLAAYKKIGTSMATSNGYTPEQSSDLYITDGTIDDWLWGNQKVFAYTFEMYPSDTGGGGGFYPPDEVIDRETARNRDAVLQLLENADCMYRSIGKEAQYCA; the protein is encoded by the coding sequence ATGCGGCTCCACAACCGTCGGAGGGCCGCCGTCACGGCGGCCCTCCTGGCCCTGGCGCTCGGCGCACCCGCCTACGGGATGAGCGCGACGGCCGCCCCGCCACCCACCCCCTCCACCGCCACCCAGGACGAGTCCGTCGCCCAGTACGAGGTCCGGGGCCCGGCAACGGCGGCCGAACGCACCGCCCTGCTGCGCACCGGCGTCTCGATCGACGAGGTGGACGCCCGCTCCGTCGTCGTCAGCGCGGACCCCGCCCAGGCCAAGCACCTCCGTGCGCTCGGCTACGAGATCACCCCGCTGCCCGGGCCGCCCGACCGCTCGCTGAGCGGCGTGGCCACGGGAGTGAACGACTTCCCGTCCGCCGACTCGAATTACCACAACTACGCCGAGGCGACGGCGGAGATCAACCAGCGCATCGCCCAGTACCCGTCGATCATGAGCAAGCAGGTCATCGGGAAGTCGTACCAGGGCCGGGACATCATCGCGATCAAGATCAGCGACAACGTCGGGACCGACGAGGCCGAGCCCGAAGTGCTCTTCACGCACCACCAGCACGCCCGTGAGCACCTGACCGTGGAAATGGCCCTGTACCTGCTCAAGGAGTTCGGCTCCAAGTACGGCTCCGACGCCCGGGTCACCAACATGGTCAACAGCCGCGAGATCTGGATCGTCCCGGACCTCAACCCCGACGGCGGCGAGTACGACATCGCCTCCGGCTCCTACCGCTCGTGGCGCAAGAACCGGCAGCCCAACTCCGGCTCCTCCTACGTCGGCACGGACCTGAACCGGAACTGGGACTACAAGTGGGGCTGCTGCGGCGGCTCCAGCGGCAGCAAGAGCTCCGAGACCTACCGCGGCACGGCCGGCGAGTCGGCCCCCGAGGTGAAGGTCGTCGCGGACTTCGTCCGCAGCCGCGTGGTCGGCGGCAAGCAGCAGATCAAGGCCGCCATCGACTTCCACACCTACAGCGAGCTCGTGCTGTGGCCGTTCGGGTGGACGTACAACGACACGGCGCCCGGCATGACCGCCGACGACCTCGCCGCGTACAAGAAGATCGGCACCAGCATGGCCACCAGCAACGGCTACACGCCGGAGCAGTCCAGCGACCTGTACATCACCGACGGCACGATCGACGACTGGCTGTGGGGCAACCAGAAGGTCTTCGCCTACACCTTCGAGATGTACCCGAGCGACACGGGCGGCGGGGGCGGCTTCTACCCGCCCGACGAGGTGATCGACCGCGAGACGGCGCGCAACCGGGACGCCGTGCTCCAACTGCTGGAGAACGCGGACTGCATGTACCGCTCGATCGGCAAGGAGGCGCAGTACTGCGCCTAG
- a CDS encoding RidA family protein produces the protein MTEKTAVTPETHNAPPARFSHGVRKGNILQVAGQVGYLPHVEGQPAALAGPSLREQTLRTLENVRSVLEAGGASWEDAVMIRVYLTDTGHFAEMNEIYDAYFEEQGIKQAPAARTTVYVGLPAGMLVEIDALAVLG, from the coding sequence ATGACCGAGAAGACCGCCGTCACGCCCGAGACCCACAACGCCCCGCCCGCGAGGTTCTCGCACGGCGTGCGCAAGGGGAACATCCTCCAGGTCGCGGGCCAGGTCGGCTACCTGCCGCATGTGGAGGGGCAGCCGGCCGCCCTCGCGGGCCCGTCGCTGCGCGAGCAGACGCTGCGGACGCTGGAGAACGTCCGCTCCGTGCTGGAGGCGGGCGGCGCGAGCTGGGAGGACGCGGTGATGATCCGCGTGTACCTCACCGACACCGGGCACTTCGCCGAGATGAACGAGATCTACGACGCGTACTTCGAGGAGCAGGGCATCAAGCAGGCCCCGGCCGCCCGGACCACGGTCTACGTGGGTCTGCCCGCCGGGATGCTGGTCGAGATCGACGCGCTGGCGGTCCTCGGTTAG
- a CDS encoding amino acid deaminase, which translates to MGSDAVRRLADEPVDHRFKGLPPDAERSALTVGRLAAERRDLFTGGFTTPVLTLDADALAHNLAALETYAQRHGLSFAPHGKTCMAPQLFRRQLEHGAWGITAAVPHQARVYRAFGIQRIFLANELVDAAALHWVAAELAADPSFRFVCYVDSVRGVRLMDRALAGRGATVDVVVELGAGEGARTGARTEDDCRAVADAVAQSDTLRLVGVAGYEAEVPGADPDSVHAYLRRLTGLAVEFDKAGRFSGDTEEIVVSAGGSAWFDAVADVFAELPQLSRPTLRLLRSGAYVSHDHGWYTRLTPFNRHPDEGGLRPAFRLWTQVVSRPSPTQAFVNAGKRDIAYDLGLPGAELVRDPLDGTERPATGIRVVKLSDQHAWLETDSADDLQVGDWVALGMSHPCTIFEKWPLIPLVEADGTVTDYVRTFF; encoded by the coding sequence ATGGGCAGCGACGCAGTCCGACGGCTCGCCGACGAACCGGTGGACCACCGCTTCAAGGGCCTCCCCCCGGACGCGGAGCGCTCCGCCCTGACCGTGGGCCGGCTCGCGGCCGAGCGCCGCGACCTGTTCACGGGCGGCTTCACCACACCCGTCCTCACCCTCGACGCGGACGCGCTCGCCCACAACCTGGCCGCACTGGAGACGTACGCCCAGCGCCACGGGCTGTCCTTCGCCCCGCACGGCAAGACCTGCATGGCCCCGCAGCTGTTCCGGCGCCAGCTGGAGCACGGCGCCTGGGGCATCACGGCCGCCGTCCCGCACCAGGCCCGCGTCTACCGCGCGTTCGGCATCCAGCGGATCTTCCTCGCCAACGAGCTCGTCGACGCCGCCGCCCTGCACTGGGTCGCCGCGGAACTCGCCGCCGACCCCTCGTTCCGCTTCGTCTGCTACGTCGACTCCGTGCGCGGCGTCCGCCTGATGGACCGGGCCCTCGCGGGCCGGGGCGCCACCGTCGACGTCGTCGTGGAACTCGGCGCCGGGGAGGGTGCCCGCACGGGCGCCCGCACCGAGGACGACTGCCGCGCCGTCGCCGACGCCGTCGCACAGAGCGACACCCTGCGCCTGGTCGGCGTCGCCGGGTACGAGGCGGAGGTGCCCGGGGCCGATCCGGACTCCGTGCACGCCTACCTGCGCCGGCTCACCGGTCTCGCCGTCGAGTTCGACAAGGCGGGCCGCTTCTCGGGGGACACGGAGGAGATCGTCGTCAGCGCGGGCGGCTCGGCCTGGTTCGACGCCGTCGCCGACGTGTTCGCGGAGCTGCCGCAGCTGTCGCGGCCGACGCTGCGGCTCCTGCGCTCGGGCGCGTACGTCTCCCACGACCACGGCTGGTACACCCGCCTAACGCCCTTCAACCGTCACCCCGACGAGGGCGGGCTGCGCCCCGCGTTCCGGCTGTGGACGCAGGTCGTCTCGCGCCCCTCCCCCACCCAGGCCTTCGTCAACGCCGGCAAGCGGGACATCGCCTACGACCTCGGGCTGCCCGGGGCGGAGCTGGTGCGGGACCCGCTCGACGGCACCGAGCGGCCCGCCACCGGGATCCGGGTGGTCAAACTCTCCGACCAGCACGCCTGGCTGGAGACCGACTCGGCCGACGACCTCCAGGTGGGCGACTGGGTGGCGCTGGGCATGTCCCACCCCTGCACCATCTTCGAGAAGTGGCCGCTGATCCCCTTGGTGGAGGCGGACGGCACCGTCACCGACTACGTCCGCACCTTCTTCTAG
- a CDS encoding N-acyl-D-amino-acid deacylase family protein, with protein MDLVVRGARVVDGTGGPSYTADVAVHEGRIEAVGRIRAGGRRTLDAHGLVLAPGFVDMHAHSDLALLRDPDHSAKAAQGVTLEVLGQDGMSYAPADDRTLAGVRAAIAGWNGPGDDADFGWRTVGGYLDRLDSTGIAVNAAYLVPQGTVRAYAVGWDDRPATPAELDRMRTLVAEGLAEGAVGMSSGLTYTPGMYADGAELTELCRVVARYGGYYCPHHRSYGRGALAAYAEMIALARGAGCALHLAHATMNFAENRGRAGELLALLDRALAEGADLTLDSYPYTPGCTTLVALLPSWAGAGGPEAVLARLRDDAEAGRIRHALEVTGSDGCHGVPVDWAAVEVSGVVDPAFGAHVGTRLRDWEQARRLLLGDRLRPTVLQHVGHEENVRAIMRHPAHTGGSDGILQGAKPHPRAYGTFPHYLGRYVRELGVLSLEECVAHLAGRPAARLRLPDRGQVRPGYRADLVLFDGDTVAAGSTYENPRALPTGIPHVLIDGRFVMRDGRRTDVLAGRAVRRTPPRG; from the coding sequence GTGGACCTGGTGGTCCGGGGGGCCCGTGTCGTGGACGGCACGGGCGGCCCCTCGTACACCGCGGACGTCGCCGTCCACGAGGGCCGGATCGAGGCGGTCGGCCGGATCCGGGCGGGCGGCCGGCGCACCCTCGACGCGCACGGCCTGGTGCTGGCCCCCGGCTTCGTGGACATGCACGCCCACAGCGACCTGGCCCTGCTGCGCGATCCGGACCACAGCGCGAAGGCCGCCCAGGGCGTGACCCTGGAGGTCCTCGGCCAGGACGGCATGTCCTACGCGCCCGCCGACGACCGCACCCTGGCCGGGGTCCGGGCGGCGATCGCGGGCTGGAACGGTCCCGGGGACGACGCCGACTTCGGCTGGCGCACCGTCGGCGGGTACCTGGACCGGCTCGACTCCACCGGCATCGCCGTCAACGCCGCCTACCTCGTGCCGCAGGGCACCGTGCGCGCGTACGCGGTCGGCTGGGACGACCGCCCCGCCACCCCCGCCGAGCTCGACCGGATGCGCACGCTCGTCGCCGAGGGCCTTGCCGAGGGCGCCGTCGGCATGTCCTCCGGGCTCACCTACACGCCCGGCATGTACGCCGACGGCGCCGAACTGACCGAGCTGTGCCGGGTGGTGGCCCGGTACGGCGGTTACTACTGCCCGCACCACCGCTCGTACGGGCGCGGCGCCCTGGCGGCCTACGCCGAGATGATCGCCCTGGCCCGCGGAGCGGGCTGCGCCCTGCACCTCGCGCACGCCACCATGAACTTCGCGGAGAACCGGGGCCGGGCGGGGGAACTCCTCGCCCTCCTCGACCGGGCGCTGGCCGAGGGCGCCGACCTCACCCTCGACAGCTACCCGTACACCCCCGGCTGCACCACCCTCGTCGCCCTGCTGCCGAGCTGGGCGGGCGCGGGCGGCCCCGAAGCCGTGCTCGCCCGGCTCCGGGACGACGCCGAGGCCGGGCGGATCCGGCACGCGCTGGAGGTCACCGGCTCCGACGGCTGCCACGGGGTACCGGTGGACTGGGCGGCGGTCGAGGTGTCCGGGGTCGTGGACCCCGCCTTCGGCGCGCACGTCGGCACCCGCCTGCGCGACTGGGAGCAGGCGCGGCGGCTGCTCCTCGGGGACCGGCTGCGGCCCACCGTCCTGCAGCACGTGGGCCACGAGGAGAACGTCCGGGCGATCATGCGCCACCCCGCGCACACCGGCGGTTCCGACGGCATCCTCCAGGGCGCCAAGCCCCACCCGAGGGCGTACGGCACGTTCCCGCACTACCTCGGCCGCTACGTGCGCGAACTGGGCGTGCTGTCGCTGGAGGAGTGCGTGGCGCACCTCGCGGGGCGCCCGGCGGCCCGGCTGCGCCTGCCCGACCGGGGGCAGGTCCGCCCCGGCTACCGCGCCGACCTGGTGCTCTTCGACGGGGACACGGTGGCCGCGGGGTCGACGTACGAGAACCCGCGGGCGCTGCCGACGGGTATCCCGCACGTCCTGATCGACGGCCGCTTCGTGATGCGCGACGGCCGCAGGACGGACGTGCTGGCCGGGCGAGCGGTCCGCAGGACGCCGC